The Dehalococcoidales bacterium genomic interval CAAGGATTCATCAAGTTATATGGATATACAAGCGATGCAGATGGAATACGTCATGCTTTATTGGAAGAACCTGCATTAGATTTCGAAGATGCTAAGTTTATGCTAGTAGCTTGCTCAGCATTCATAAATTATCTCAAGGTCAAAGCATCAAAAGCAGGAATTGACCTGACTTGAGAACGAACAGCAGCACACCTCAGTTGTGATTCAGCGTGGTGCGGCGCTTCCCCTTCTCTCTATCTCCCATACCCCACTCTTTAAATCCATAGATGGTAGGGGGTCTTGCACCGTAAATCGTCAGGATATCCGTGGTGTCGGTATGCCCCGTAAAATCTCAAACCAGATCTTTAACCAGGCGAAGTGCCTCGCCCAGCTTGTCTTTATCCCTGCCGCCGGCCTGGGCCATTGTCGGCTTGCCACCGCCGCCACCGCCGGTTACCCTGGCTACTTGTTTTACTATGTCTCCGGCGTTGTAACCTTTTTCGACAAGGTCAGGGGTCACAGCAACCAGAAAGGCCGGTCTGTCGCCATGCACCGTACCCAGTACCACGACGGCGCTCTTCAGTCGGTCCCGCAGGAAGTCGCTCATCTCGCGAAGTACCTGCTGCGGGAACGGTCGTACTTCCGCCACCAGCACGGTTACCCCTTTTACTACCTCCGCTCGTGATAACAGCTCCTCAGCCACCTTCCGGGACATCTCCCTCTCCAGGACCAGGCTTCGTTTCCGCTCGCTTTCCAGTTCGGCAACCAGTCCGGAGACCTTCTCCTCCACCTCATCCGCCGAAGCTCCCACAGATTGGGCAATTCTATCAAGCTCGGAGAAGCGCTGCTCTATCAACTGTTCAGCCACCCGGCCGGTAACAGCTTCAATCCGGCGCAGCCCGGAACCGATACTGCTCTCGCTGGTAATCAGAAAGGGACCTATCTGGCCTGTCGATAATACGTGTGTACCGCCGCATAGCTCGGCACTGACAACAGGCTCTCCGCTCTTCACCACCCGGACGGTATCTCCGTATTTCTCATCGAACAATGCGGTTGCACCCTGCTCGATTGCCTCTTTATAGGGCATCTCCTCTGCCCTGACCTCCAGGTTCTGGCGAATCCTCTCGTTGACGATTGACTGGACCCGCTGCGTTTCTTCGGGCAGCATCGTTGTCAGGTAGGAAAAGTCAAACCTGAAACGGTCCGGCGCTACCAGCGAACCCCGCTGCTGGACCTCATCTCCGAGCACCTGGCGAAGGGCCGCCTGAAGCAGGTGGGTGGCAGTATGGTTGCGGGCGATATCCAGCCGCCGGTCCCTATCCACTACGGCCTCGACATCGTCGCCTACGGTGAGACTACCCACAGCCACACGACCCCGGTGGGCAATGATATCCGGTGTGATACGGACGGCACCGCTTACCAGGAACCGCGCCGAGTCCCCGCGTATCTCACCGGTGTCACCCACCTGGCCTCCCATCTCCCCGTAGAAGGGAGTGGATTCCAGGATAATGCTGCCTTCTTCACCTTCCGTTAACTCTTCCGCCGAAGCACCATCTGAGAGCAGACCGATAATGCGAGACCGGTGCTCCAGACTGTCATAGCCGACAAACGGCGTTTCACGGACGCTGACCAGTTCCGCTATGACAGCCAGGTCTTCATCAGAGATGTCAAACTTCTGAGCACCCTTGGCACGCTCTCGCTGTGCCGCCATCTCCTGTGTGAAGCCTTCCATATCCACATAAAGGCCGCGCTCCGTAGCTACTTCTTTAGTGAGCTCCACCGGCAGGCCATAGGT includes:
- the alaS gene encoding alanine--tRNA ligase: MNSDEIRSAYLKFFQDRGHKVVPGISLIPHGDPSLLLTSAGVVPFKDYFAGRAKPPSRRMASCQKCFRTTDIEFVGDATHCTFFEMLGNFSVGDYFKKEAISWAWEFVTEYLKLPTERLWINIFLDDDEAFDCWREVGVAAERINRLGEEDNFWGPAGSSGPCGPDSEIFYDFGEEFGCGKESCAPGCDCARFTEIWNLVFTQFDQDEEGNRTPLPSRNIDTGMGLERTAVVMQGKTSIYETDLFLPLIERIQELSGKRYGADATADHAMRVVAEHGRAVTFLIADGVMPSNEGRGYVLRRLLRRATLFGLRLGLDKPFLGEVAAVTVGLMGHLYPELRDRQNFMPRVIELEETGFSDTLKTGLEVLEGIIEEAGGKGDISGEDAFRLYDTYGLPVELTKEVATERGLYVDMEGFTQEMAAQRERAKGAQKFDISDEDLAVIAELVSVRETPFVGYDSLEHRSRIIGLLSDGASAEELTEGEEGSIILESTPFYGEMGGQVGDTGEIRGDSARFLVSGAVRITPDIIAHRGRVAVGSLTVGDDVEAVVDRDRRLDIARNHTATHLLQAALRQVLGDEVQQRGSLVAPDRFRFDFSYLTTMLPEETQRVQSIVNERIRQNLEVRAEEMPYKEAIEQGATALFDEKYGDTVRVVKSGEPVVSAELCGGTHVLSTGQIGPFLITSESSIGSGLRRIEAVTGRVAEQLIEQRFSELDRIAQSVGASADEVEEKVSGLVAELESERKRSLVLEREMSRKVAEELLSRAEVVKGVTVLVAEVRPFPQQVLREMSDFLRDRLKSAVVVLGTVHGDRPAFLVAVTPDLVEKGYNAGDIVKQVARVTGGGGGGKPTMAQAGGRDKDKLGEALRLVKDLV